The Littorina saxatilis isolate snail1 linkage group LG15, US_GU_Lsax_2.0, whole genome shotgun sequence genome contains a region encoding:
- the LOC138949481 gene encoding uncharacterized protein — MATTIEVVDGTAFQEAMASVRSDTTDDKYILCGHVDGNPNRIQTLQVGQLTAELSDMLDEGQVMYALGRYQTQFDMSTTVKFVYFRWIGDKVPVGKRGRYGVVRGEAEAMFSPYHLFVESGNKEDFADDCILQQLEETSGTKSKVLESTEGRQMRGFTQTQLPSRDNRAKFGVSAVSQGGAPVDVDPAVVEAVANVRNDTSPLSWVLAGYRENSPKGPIDLVGSGEGDLSELKAFLASDAPMYGLYRVTDRVDDITTVKFVYIVWIGESTKPMTRARISTHKGVAEQTFTPAHVSIVASDLSDLSETSIMNKVKSASGTMSHVK, encoded by the exons ATGGCGACAACGATAGAAGTAGTGGACGGGACGGCGTTTCAAGAAGCCATGGCGTCGGTACGCAGCGATACCACTGATGACAAGTACATTCTGTGTGGACATGTGGACGGCAATCCAAACCGCATCCAG ACGCTGCAGGTGGGTCAGTTGACGGCCGAATTGAGCGACATGTTGGACGAGGGTCAAGTGATGTACGCTCTGGGGCGCTACCAGACACAGTTCGACATGTCCACCACCGTCAAGTTCGTCTACTTCAGATG GATCGGGGACAAGGTGCCAGTTGGGAAGAGGGGTCGGTACGGGGTGGTGAGAGGAGAAGCCGAGGCCATGTTCTCTCCCTATCATCTCTTTGTGGAGTCGGGCAACAAGGAAGACTTTGCTGACGACTGTATCCTGCAGCAG CTGGAAGAGACGTCCGGCACCAAGTCCAAAGTGCTGGAGTCGACAGAGGGGCGGCAGATGCGCGGCTTCACGCAGACACAGCTCCCCAGCCGGGACAACCGCGCCAAGTTCGGTGTGTCCGCGGTCTCCCAGGGGGGCGCCCCTGTGGATGTGGATCCTGCCGTGGTGGAGGCCGTCGCCAACGTCCGCAACGACACCAGCCCTCTCAGCTGGGTGCTCGCAG GTTACAGGGAGAACAGCCCCAAGGGTCCCATTGACCTGGTGGGGAGCGGAGAGGGGGATTTGTCAGAACTGAAAGCTTTCCTAGCGTCTGACGCCCCCATGTACGGCTTGTATCGCGTCACGGACAGAGTGGATGACATCACCACCGTCAAGTTTGTCTACATCGTCTG GATTGGCGAATCAACGAAGCCGATGACGCGAGCCAGGATCTCCACACACAAGGGTGTCGCCGAGCAAACCTTCACCCCCGCACACGTCTCCATCGTGGCCTCTGACCTCTCTGACCTCTCCGAGACGAGTATCATGAACAAG GTCAAGTCGGCTTCAGGCACAATGTCACACGTCAAGTAG